One window of the Emcibacter sp. genome contains the following:
- a CDS encoding glycosyltransferase family 2 protein, translating into MAKGEKHIAIIIPALNEENTIATVVKAVISYGDVIVVDDGSTDATADIARKAGAQVIYHKVNLGYDMALFSGFSRAIEKGYNICLSIDADNQHCPEYIPDLVRPILDREAAISIGVRPKPARLSEGLFRIYTRLRWGIRDILCGMKAYDTAVLINYVHIFRHSTIGTGVTLAAARKGETITQLDMPIREREDTPRIGRLIRANWIIFKAMMGDILSGGAYAKS; encoded by the coding sequence ATGGCAAAAGGGGAAAAACATATCGCTATTATCATTCCGGCGCTCAATGAGGAGAATACCATTGCCACTGTAGTCAAGGCGGTTATATCTTATGGAGATGTGATTGTGGTGGATGACGGGTCCACGGATGCGACCGCGGATATTGCTCGCAAGGCTGGGGCACAGGTGATTTATCATAAGGTGAATCTGGGGTATGATATGGCTCTGTTCAGCGGGTTTTCCCGAGCCATAGAGAAAGGGTATAATATCTGTCTGTCCATTGATGCAGACAACCAGCATTGCCCCGAGTATATTCCGGATCTTGTTCGTCCCATCCTGGATCGGGAAGCAGCGATCTCCATCGGTGTGCGCCCGAAACCGGCCCGCCTGTCCGAAGGGCTGTTCAGGATTTATACCCGCCTGAGGTGGGGAATACGGGATATTCTTTGTGGCATGAAGGCCTATGATACTGCCGTTCTGATAAACTACGTTCATATCTTTCGCCATTCCACCATCGGCACTGGTGTCACCTTGGCAGCGGCCAGAAAAGGTGAAACCATTACTCAACTGGATATGCCGATCCGGGAACGCGAGGACACGCCTCGTATCGGCCGACTGATCCGGGCCAATTGGATTATTTTCAAAGCCATGATGGGGGATATTTTATCCGGAGGTGCCTATGCCAAAAGCTGA
- a CDS encoding glycosyltransferase family protein, which produces MPKADKTVVIVQARMTSTRLPGKVLMPLSGKTILEHVIERCQRIRGIDEVCVALPDDEAQEPLAGFVRKLSGVSLFQGAETNVLERTFQAARHVNADTLLRVTSDCPFIDPLVSGALLAAYREAGTSYARLPMDRGYPLGFDTEVLSMSLLQEVYEAETDDYEKEHVTPYIWRRPEKYGCLMLDCLPDLRSWRLVVDEQKDYEFASRVFGELYPRRPNFGFEDLKRLFSEKPELLEINATVAQNPYVK; this is translated from the coding sequence ATGCCAAAAGCTGACAAAACAGTCGTTATTGTCCAGGCCCGCATGACCTCAACCCGTCTGCCAGGCAAGGTGCTGATGCCGCTGTCTGGGAAAACCATTCTCGAACATGTTATTGAACGCTGCCAGCGGATCAGGGGTATTGATGAAGTTTGTGTGGCCCTGCCGGACGATGAAGCCCAGGAGCCGCTGGCGGGATTCGTGCGCAAGTTATCCGGTGTTTCCCTGTTCCAGGGGGCGGAGACCAACGTCCTGGAAAGAACCTTTCAGGCCGCCCGTCATGTCAATGCAGATACCCTTCTCAGGGTAACTTCTGACTGTCCCTTCATCGACCCTCTGGTTTCCGGAGCACTTTTGGCGGCCTACCGTGAGGCCGGGACCAGCTATGCCCGCCTGCCGATGGATCGGGGCTATCCTCTGGGCTTTGATACGGAGGTTCTTTCCATGAGTTTGCTTCAGGAAGTCTATGAGGCGGAAACCGATGACTATGAAAAAGAACATGTAACTCCCTATATCTGGCGTCGTCCTGAGAAATATGGCTGCCTCATGCTGGATTGTCTTCCTGATCTTCGGAGCTGGCGACTGGTCGTGGATGAGCAGAAGGATTATGAGTTTGCCTCCCGTGTTTTCGGGGAACTTTATCCACGCCGCCCGAACTTCGGTTTTGAGGATCTGAAAAGGCTATTTTCCGAAAAACCGGAACTACTTGAAATCAACGCTACTGTGGCGCAAAATCCCTATGTAAAATAA
- a CDS encoding pseudaminic acid biosynthesis-associated methylase, translated as MNTSNTEQTSFWRGEFGDDYIDRNAADAEHLRNRLAMWSRIIAPMRDDMPKKILEIGSNIGLNLRALNLLTDADMVAVEPNGKAREVLVRDRIVAPENAIDGIASDFELEDGAVDMAFTCTVMIHIHPDDLLAACKRIHRASSKYIVCIEYFSDKQEMIEYRGHSNKLFKCDFGGFWMDNFPDLKLLDYGFEWKRITGLDNFTWWVFEKK; from the coding sequence ATGAATACATCAAATACTGAACAGACCTCCTTCTGGCGCGGGGAATTCGGGGATGACTATATCGACCGTAATGCGGCCGATGCGGAACATCTGCGCAACCGTCTGGCCATGTGGAGCCGAATTATCGCTCCTATGCGGGATGATATGCCGAAAAAGATTCTGGAAATTGGCTCAAACATCGGGCTTAACCTCAGGGCCCTGAATCTCTTGACAGATGCCGACATGGTGGCGGTTGAACCAAACGGTAAGGCGCGGGAAGTCTTGGTTCGGGACAGGATTGTCGCCCCTGAAAATGCCATTGACGGTATAGCTTCCGATTTTGAGCTTGAGGACGGGGCTGTGGATATGGCCTTTACCTGTACGGTAATGATTCATATTCATCCGGACGATCTTCTGGCTGCCTGCAAGAGGATTCATCGGGCAAGCAGCAAATATATCGTGTGTATTGAATATTTTTCCGACAAGCAGGAAATGATTGAATACCGCGGGCACAGTAACAAGCTGTTCAAGTGCGATTTCGGCGGATTCTGGATGGATAATTTTCCGGATCTCAAGCTTCTTGACTATGGATTTGAATGGAAACGGATTACCGGGCTGGATAATTTCACCTGGTGGGTGTTTGAGAAAAAGTAA
- a CDS encoding SDR family oxidoreductase, with product MKILVTGGSGLLAPYIAEQFSCAGDLILTSRNDPHYPCDLTKPQEVSALIDEVFPGVVLHLAAMTNVDYCEEHPEEAIAANATTTRNLVTALAGSEAYFVYISTDQIYPDGEGPFCEEGSGPVNHYGKSKLAGELEAKKYMNSLIVRTNIIGPSRTSGRDSLSDFFIKAFSEKKQISLFKDVLFSPLHMATLAQVLLQCYEQDLRGTYNLGSHEGMSKKDFALKLAEQKGLDASQVTITDSTNIPGRAPRPRDLRLNVACFESMSGIKLPSLQEEIEKL from the coding sequence ATGAAAATATTAGTCACAGGTGGATCCGGTTTGCTGGCGCCCTATATCGCCGAGCAATTCTCATGCGCTGGTGACCTGATCCTGACGTCTCGAAATGATCCGCACTACCCTTGTGATTTAACAAAACCCCAGGAAGTTTCTGCCCTTATCGATGAAGTATTCCCAGGAGTGGTGCTTCATCTGGCTGCCATGACAAACGTGGATTACTGTGAAGAACATCCTGAAGAGGCGATAGCGGCCAATGCCACAACAACCCGGAATCTTGTGACCGCCCTTGCTGGTTCGGAAGCCTATTTCGTGTATATTTCAACGGATCAGATCTATCCGGATGGTGAAGGTCCTTTCTGTGAAGAAGGCTCAGGTCCTGTCAATCATTATGGCAAGAGTAAGCTGGCCGGAGAGCTCGAAGCTAAAAAATATATGAATAGTCTGATTGTCAGAACAAATATCATCGGTCCTTCAAGGACATCAGGCCGGGACAGCCTGAGCGATTTTTTTATTAAGGCCTTCTCTGAGAAAAAACAGATAAGTCTTTTTAAGGACGTCCTCTTTTCGCCTTTGCATATGGCAACTTTGGCACAGGTCTTGCTACAATGTTATGAGCAGGATTTGCGCGGAACCTATAATCTTGGTTCTCATGAAGGAATGAGCAAGAAGGATTTTGCCCTGAAACTGGCAGAACAAAAGGGACTGGATGCCTCTCAAGTGACCATAACTGACAGCACAAATATACCCGGCCGTGCGCCCAGGCCACGGGACCTGAGGTTAAATGTTGCCTGTTTTGAATCGATGAGCGGGATTAAATTGCCTAGTCTGCAGGAAGAGATCGAAAAATTATGA
- a CDS encoding glycosyltransferase family protein codes for MSELPGNNYIVATIEARMTSTRLPGKVLKHCQGKSMLALMVERVRCARHIDDVVIATTVNMTDDVIVEEANRLGVSFYRGSEDNVMSRVLEAAKFHGADIIVELTGDCPLMDPALIDEAVEAYVTGSVDYLSNFNYLSFDTSETYPIGCSVQVFKTSVLEDAFKRTDEPLDLEHVSRFIYQHQDLYNVKFIGAPESLCAPEVSITLDTPEDFQLIEAVFDNLYPSNPEFTLEDILLFLKENPEIASLNRQIGRIKV; via the coding sequence ATGTCGGAATTGCCCGGAAACAACTACATCGTTGCTACTATTGAGGCCCGCATGACCTCAACCCGTCTGCCGGGTAAGGTGCTGAAGCATTGCCAGGGCAAGTCGATGCTTGCCCTCATGGTGGAACGGGTGCGGTGTGCCAGACATATAGATGATGTGGTCATCGCTACCACTGTGAATATGACTGATGATGTAATTGTGGAAGAAGCCAATCGCTTGGGTGTGAGTTTTTACCGCGGCAGTGAGGATAATGTTATGTCCCGGGTTCTTGAAGCCGCGAAATTCCACGGGGCTGACATTATAGTGGAACTTACCGGTGATTGTCCGCTGATGGATCCTGCTCTTATTGATGAGGCAGTCGAGGCCTATGTGACCGGCAGCGTAGACTATCTGTCCAATTTCAATTATCTGAGTTTTGACACGAGTGAAACCTATCCCATCGGCTGTTCTGTCCAAGTTTTCAAAACCAGTGTTCTGGAAGATGCCTTTAAGCGGACTGACGAGCCTCTCGACCTAGAGCATGTCAGCCGCTTTATATATCAGCATCAGGATCTTTATAATGTAAAATTCATCGGCGCGCCGGAATCGCTTTGTGCGCCGGAGGTATCCATTACCCTCGATACGCCGGAAGATTTTCAATTGATTGAGGCTGTATTTGACAACCTCTATCCTTCCAATCCTGAATTCACCCTGGAGGATATTCTTCTTTTTCTGAAAGAAAATCCGGAGATTGCCTCCCTGAACAGGCAGATAGGACGGATAAAGGTGTGA
- a CDS encoding N-acetylneuraminate synthase family protein, translated as MSNLIKIGNHFVGPSEPVYFIADIAANHDGDLEKAKDLIYSCAESGARAAKFQNFFAKSIVSDKGFRQMGGKLSHQEDWDKSIYEIYDDASLPVTWTEVLKETCADAGIDYFTAPYSLELVELLRPYVSAWKMGSGDITWHEEIEVMARSGLPFIMATGASCMEEVSAAVNVALKHTDQLILMQCNTNYTARLDEPRDVTLERFRNINLKVLESYAKVFPGLSLGLSDHTHGHSTVLGAVGLYGARSVEKHYTLDNNLVGPDHPFSMNPESWRLMVEKTAELDELLSRGMTWEEKYRLVETLCDDPEGLALSIGDGKKKIEDNEKDTVVLQRRALRATRDLKAGMKIGEGDIFPLRPCPEDGLPPYDLDKCVGKILLSDLEEGEHITLGNLG; from the coding sequence ATGAGCAATCTAATCAAAATTGGAAATCATTTTGTGGGGCCCTCTGAGCCCGTCTATTTCATTGCGGATATTGCGGCAAATCATGACGGAGACTTGGAAAAAGCAAAGGATCTGATTTATTCCTGTGCGGAAAGCGGAGCCAGGGCGGCAAAATTTCAGAATTTCTTTGCCAAATCCATCGTCTCCGACAAAGGATTCCGACAGATGGGGGGAAAGTTATCTCATCAGGAAGACTGGGATAAAAGTATTTATGAAATTTACGACGATGCTTCTCTGCCAGTGACTTGGACCGAGGTCCTGAAAGAGACCTGTGCAGATGCCGGCATTGACTATTTTACAGCCCCTTATTCGCTTGAACTTGTGGAACTTCTTCGGCCTTATGTGTCCGCGTGGAAAATGGGTTCCGGGGACATTACCTGGCACGAGGAAATTGAGGTCATGGCCCGTTCTGGTCTTCCTTTCATTATGGCTACAGGAGCTTCTTGCATGGAAGAAGTTTCGGCGGCTGTGAATGTGGCTCTGAAACATACTGACCAGCTTATCCTCATGCAGTGTAATACAAATTATACAGCCCGGCTCGACGAGCCCAGGGATGTTACCCTCGAACGGTTCCGAAATATCAACCTGAAGGTTCTGGAGAGTTATGCCAAAGTCTTTCCCGGCCTATCCCTCGGTCTGTCCGATCACACCCATGGGCATAGCACGGTTTTGGGGGCTGTCGGCCTGTATGGCGCCCGGTCCGTTGAGAAACACTATACCTTGGATAATAACCTTGTCGGTCCTGACCATCCCTTCTCCATGAACCCGGAAAGCTGGCGCCTGATGGTGGAAAAGACAGCAGAGCTGGATGAACTCCTGTCCAGGGGAATGACGTGGGAAGAAAAATATCGGCTGGTAGAAACTCTCTGTGATGATCCCGAGGGTCTTGCACTTTCCATTGGTGACGGAAAGAAAAAGATCGAAGACAATGAAAAGGATACCGTTGTTTTACAACGTCGGGCGCTGAGGGCGACAAGGGATTTAAAGGCCGGAATGAAAATCGGGGAAGGGGACATTTTTCCCTTGCGGCCTTGCCCCGAAGATGGTCTGCCGCCCTACGATCTTGACAAGTGCGTGGGCAAAATCCTGCTCTCGGATCTTGAAGAAGGGGAACATATTACCCTTGGTAATCTGGGGTAA
- a CDS encoding Gfo/Idh/MocA family oxidoreductase has translation MSDSSGPYNVFLIGCGAIAGGYDGADTVSPDLVQTHAKTFTLHEAFRVVGCYDPDPEKVQYFAKTWDIKYIATDLETAFRDLKVDVVCICSPTEFHRQQLKFLLDKNVRLVLCEKPLTDGIEGSREIIRQYAECPIALTVNYLRRWNEAFLSLSDRIKSGEFGELQRGTGWYNKGLYNNGSHMVDLFRMFFGDLTVTHAGNIQYDFWPTDPTLNAGLRTCKDKPLHLAGTDVGHFQFFEFRLIMEKAVIDMVDFGNRLVLRLAGPGGMPARKAETIETGRERTFLQLAENLEGYFTRGEALKCPAEDAVKTLEVCAAIRQKVGVSA, from the coding sequence GTGAGTGACTCCTCTGGTCCCTATAATGTGTTTCTTATCGGCTGCGGCGCCATTGCCGGCGGTTATGACGGGGCAGATACAGTTTCCCCCGACTTGGTGCAGACCCACGCCAAGACCTTCACCCTTCATGAAGCCTTCAGGGTCGTTGGGTGTTACGATCCGGATCCGGAAAAGGTTCAATATTTCGCCAAAACCTGGGATATAAAATATATTGCGACTGATCTCGAAACCGCTTTCCGGGATTTGAAAGTTGATGTGGTTTGTATTTGCAGCCCGACAGAATTTCATCGTCAACAGCTGAAGTTTCTGCTGGATAAGAACGTTCGGCTGGTGCTGTGTGAAAAACCCCTCACCGATGGTATTGAAGGGAGCAGGGAAATCATCCGGCAATATGCAGAATGCCCCATCGCTCTGACGGTAAATTATCTGCGACGCTGGAATGAGGCCTTTCTTTCACTTTCGGATAGAATCAAAAGTGGGGAGTTTGGCGAACTACAGAGGGGCACCGGCTGGTATAATAAGGGGCTTTATAACAACGGATCCCATATGGTGGATCTGTTCAGGATGTTTTTCGGCGACCTGACTGTAACCCATGCCGGAAATATTCAATATGACTTCTGGCCAACTGACCCCACTCTGAATGCGGGGCTAAGGACATGTAAGGACAAGCCCCTTCATCTGGCCGGTACCGATGTGGGCCATTTTCAGTTTTTTGAATTCCGGCTGATTATGGAGAAGGCGGTCATTGATATGGTTGACTTCGGCAATCGTCTGGTTCTGCGGTTGGCGGGACCCGGTGGGATGCCTGCCCGCAAGGCAGAAACCATTGAGACCGGGCGGGAAAGAACCTTTCTGCAGTTAGCTGAGAATCTTGAGGGCTATTTTACCCGAGGGGAAGCTTTAAAATGTCCTGCGGAGGATGCGGTTAAAACCCTGGAAGTTTGCGCTGCTATCCGGCAAAAGGTCGGGGTATCGGCCTGA